From Brassica oleracea var. oleracea cultivar TO1000 chromosome C3, BOL, whole genome shotgun sequence, a single genomic window includes:
- the LOC106331629 gene encoding zinc finger CCCH domain-containing protein 39-like produces the protein MDSSYSDSRPYGVWNQTQMVDSMNNDQSDSQTMPQLKRPRLVDDNNTSWNVPSSNAPPVNKGTANIFYKTRMCVKFKSGACRNGELCNFAHGMEDLRQPPSNWQEIVGPPVQDREKERERERLSSFSGGNNSNNGGNWEDDQKIILRMKLCRKFCFGEECPYGDRCNFIHEDLSKFREENGKLRESLAISVVDPLSVENGVAASHQVEVVRQGGVPAPVSAPLNNGVGGVKTVFWKTRLCGKFEKGQCPFGDNCHFAHGQAELLQHSVGRVEGEAMNAVAASVSKPMVVPANEAFAMKPTAQVTADSSGLNDEGRRKKCLLKWSDSKKINRIYGDWIDDLPVGQKSTKPVES, from the exons ATGGATTCGAGTTACTCTGATTCTCGTCCTTATGGTGTTTGGAACCAAACCCAGATGGTTGATTCAATGAACAACGACCAGTCTGATTCACAGACAATGCCACAGTTAAAAAGGCCGAGACTTGTTGATGACAACAACACTTCTTGGAATGTTCCATCTTCAAACGCTCCTCCTGTGAACAAAGGGACGGCTAATATCTTCTACAAGACGAGGATGTGCGTGAAGTTCAAGTCAGGGGCTTGTAGAAACGGAGAGCTTTGCAACTTTGCTCACGGAATGGAGGATTTGAGGCAGCCTCCGTCGAACTGGCAGGAGATTGTTGGACCTCCTGTGCAAGACAGGGAGAAGGAGAGGGAAAGAGAGAGGCTTTCTTCATTTTCCGGTGGGAATAATAGTAATAATGGTGGTAATTGGGAAGATGATCAGAAGATTATATTGAGGATGAAGCTTTGCAGGAAGTTTTGTTTCGGCGAGGAGTGTCCTTATGGGGACAGGTGCAATTTCATTCACGAGGATCTTTCTAAGTTCCGTGAGGAGAATGGGAAGCTGAGGGAGAGTTTGGCTATAAGTGTTGTTGATCCACTGTCTGTTGAGAATGGTGTTGCTGCTTCTCATCAAGTTGAAGTGGTTAGACAAGGAGGCGTCCCTGCACCTGTATCTGCACCGTTGAACAATGGTGTTGGTGGTGTCAAGACTGTGTTCTGGAAGACTAGGCTGTGTGGGAAGTTTGAGAAGGGTCAGTGTCCTTTTGGTGATAACTGTCACTTTGCTCATGGCCAAGCAG AGCTGCTGCAACACTCTGTTGGAAGAGTTGAAGGAGAAGCTATGAACGCAGTAGCAGCGTCTGTGAGTAAACCAATGGTGGTGCCTGCAAATGAAGCATTTGCAATGAAACCAACTGCACAAGTAACAGCAGATTCTTCTGGTCTTAACGACGAAGGGCGGCGAAAGAAGTGTTTGCTCAAGTGGAGTGACTCCAAGAAGATTAATCGAATCTATGGGGACTGGATCGATGATTTACCGGTTGGTCAGAAGTCGACAAAACCAGTAGAGAGTTAA